Genomic window (Saccharothrix australiensis):
CGCGGATTCCTCGACCAGGTCGCGGCGCTGGAGTGGGTGCAGCGCAACATCGCCGCCTTCGGCGGCGACCCCGGCCGGGTCACCGTGGGCGGGGTGTCCGCCGGGGCGGGCTCGGTCGCCGCCCTGCTGACGATGGAGTCCGCGCGCGGCCTGTTCAGGCGGGCCATCGCCCATTCGGTGCCGGGGCTGTACAGCACCCCCGCGCTGGCACGGGAGGTCACCGCCGCGTTCGCGGACCGGCTCGGCGCGGCGGCCCCCACCGCCGAGGCCCTGCGCGACATCGACCCGTGGCACCTGGCCGCCCAGCTCACGTCCTTCAACGCCGGCCTCCACGCGCACCGGGAGAGCTGGGGGCGCCTCACGGAGACCGGCACCGCGCTGTGCCCCGTCGTCGACGGCGAGGTCCTCCCGGAAACGCCCTGGTCCGCGCTGACCGGCGCGCGCGCGAGCGGGATCGAACTGCTCGTCGGCCACACCAGGGACGAATTCCGGTACTTCAGCGTCATGGGCGGGCGGTACGGCACCTTCACCGAGGAGGACGCCCACGCAGCCCTGGAACTGCTCGCCCCGCGGCCGGACGGCGCGCGGGCCTACCGTGCCGCGTTCCCGCAGGCAGGCCCGGAGGAGCTGGTGGAGGTGGTGTACTCCGACGCCCTCTTCCGCATGCCGTCGCAGCAGCTGGCCGAGGCGAACGCCGCAGCCGGCGGCACGTCGTACCTGTTCGAGCTGTGCTGGGTCGCCCCGGCGCTCGGTGGCGTCCTGGGCGCCTGCCACAGCCTCGACGTGCCTTTGGCGTTCGGCACGCTGGGCAGCCCCGTCGGCGCCCGGCTCATCGGCGAGGAGCCCACTCCCGAGGCCGTCGCGCTCTCCCGCGAGCTGCGGGAGGCGTGGGTTCGGTTCGTGACCACCGGCGACGCGGGTTGGCCCGCTCACCGGCCCGGCGGGTACCTCACCCGCGTCCTGGACACCGGGTCGAGGACGCTGCCGTACCCCGAGCAGGCATCCCGCCGGATCTGGGGAGGCCGCTCCCCCGCCCCCTTCGATCTCTCGTGATCGTCCGGGTCGGCTGGAACGTGTGCGAGAGTTCTGCCGTATCCGGTGTCGGGCTGTTGGGGGTGTCGGTGTATCCGGAGATCGAGCCGTTCGAGCACGGGATGTTGGACGTGGGTGACGGGAACCTCGTGTACTGGGAGGTGTGCGGCAACCCGGAGGGCAAGCCGGTGGTGGTTCTGCACGGTGGTCCGGGCACGGGCTGCTCCCCCGCCATGCGCCGCTGGTTCGACCCGGAGGCGTATCGGGTCGTGTTGTTCGACCAGCGGGGTTCGGGGCGGAGCCTGCCGCACGCGGCCGACCACGGTACGGACCTGTCGGTGAACACGACGGCGCACCTGGTGCGGGACATCGAGGCGTTGCGCGGGCACCTGGGTGTGGAGCGGTGGATGGTGTTCGGCGGGTCGTGGGGTTCCACGTTGGGCCTGCACTACGCGGAGCTGTTCCCGCGGCGGGTGACGGAGATCGTGCTGGTGGGGATTACGACGGGCCGGTACGACGAGTTGGACTGGCTGTACCACGGGTTGGGCCGGTTCTTCCCCGAGGAGTGGCACCGGTTCCGGGCGGGTGCGCCGGAGGGCGCGGTGGACCTGGTGGCGGCCTACGACGAGCTGTTGAACGACCCGGACCCGGCGGTGCGGGCGAAGGCGGCGGACGACTGGTGCGACTGGGAGGGTTCGATCGTGTCGCTCGACCCGGACCACGAGCCGGGGCCGCGGTGGGCGGACGCGCGGTGGCGGTTGGCGTTCGCGCGGATCACGGCGCACTACTTCCGGCACCGCGCGTGGTTGGCGGACGGGCAGGTGCTGCGGGACGTGGGCCGGTTGCACGGGATTCCGGCGGTGCTGGTGCACGGCCGGCTGGACATGCAGGGTCCGCTGGCGACGGCGTGGGAGTTGGCGCGGGTGTGGCCGGACGCGGAGTTGCGGGTGGTGCAGGGCGCGTCGCACAGCTCGCGGGACGCGGGGATGGAGGAGGCGGTCGTGGCGGCGACGGACCGCTTCCGGTCCTAGTCCCCCGTCGGGTCGGTCCTGGTCGCGGGTGGTCGGCGCAGGCGGGCTTTCCAGATCTCTTCGCTGGGCCACTGGTGTGCCCAGTCGGCGGAGACCTCGGCGTGGTCGCGGTGCGCGGGGCGGGGCGCCTGGATCTCGACGAGGTCTTCGACGTCGAAGCCGCACGTCCGGAGCAGGCGCAGCATGTCGCCGTGCGAGAGGGTGAACTCGGTGGCGGTGCCGTGGTCGATGCGATGGCAAGGTCGAAGGTGGCGTCGTCGTGCGGCACGTGCTCGGCGTGGGCGTGGACGAGGGGGAAGTCGATGCCGAATTCTCGTTGCATGGCGCGGGCGGTGGTGAGTTGGCGTCGGGAGATGTCGACGCCGACGGGGCGGGCGCCCGCGCGGGCGAGCCAGGCGGAGACGTAGCCGGTGCCGCGGCCCGGTTCGACGGCGTCGAGGCCGGCGATGTCGTCGGGGATCACGTGCAGCCGGGATTCGGGGGTGGCCCACAGGCCCCAGGCGGGTTCGGTGCGGGCCCACTGGGCGCGGGCCGGCGGTCCGTGGGCGGCGGCGGCCCGGTCGTCCCAGTGGCGTTGGTTGAGCACGGTGTGCTCGCTCATGCGGGCCTCCGGCGGGTGGTGGGGCGCGCGTCGCGGGTGGGTTCGGTCATGTCGTGCATGATCGCGGACGTGGTCGGGGGCGGCGAGGTGGTTCCGGGCGCGGTGGCTCGTGGTCGGGCGGGTCGGGCGGGTCGGGGGTCAGGCGGGTCGCCACACCGTGGTGGTGCGCCGGTCGGTGCCCTCCAGGTCGTGCGGCACGGGCACGTCGTAGGCGCCGACCCGGTGGAACCGGTCGTGCGGCAGGTGGGCGCGCTGCGGGTCGCCGACGAGGACGAGCGCGCCGGCGGTGTGGGCGCGGTGCAGGAAGGGCAGGACGCGGGCGGCCATGTCGCGGTCGTAGAAGACGTCGCCGGCGAGCACGACGTCGGCGACGGCGGTGGGGTCGGTGTCGAGCAGGTCGGCGACGACCACGTCGAGGGTGACGTGGTTGGCCTGGGCGTTGAGGGTGATGGCGTGGCCGGCGAGGGGGTCGACGTCGTTGGCGGTGACCCGGCGTGCGCCGGTGAGGGCGGCGGCGATGGCGACCAGGCCGGAGCCGGAGGCGAGGTCGAGCACGCGTTTCCCGGCGGTGGTGTCGGGGTGGTCGAGCAGGTGGCGGGCGAGTGCCTGTCCCCCGGCCCAGGGGAAGGCCCAGAACGGCGGTTCGGGTCGGCCGGTGGTCTCCCACAGCGCGATGACGTCGGTGGCGGTGCGCAGGACGATCTCGGGTGCGAGGGGCACGGGCGCGGGTGTGGTGTGGTGGCGGACGAGGTCGTGCGCCTGCGGTAAGTCGCGCACCGGTCAGGCGGTGTGGGTGTGGCGGGTGCGTTCGGGTCGCGTGGGTGGCTGTCGCGTCATGCCGTGACAGTAGTACCGGTGTCGTGGGTGTCGGTGTCGCCCTCGGGGGCCGGGTCGGCGGGTGCGGTCAGAGGCCGCCTGCCACGCGCAGCACCGCGCCGGTGGTGAACGACGCCTCGTCGCCCAGCAGCCAGGCGATCGCGGCCGCGATCTCCTCGGGCTCCCCCGCGCGTCCCAGCGGGATGAGCGGGGCGACCCGCGCCGGTCGGTCGGGCATGCCGGACAGTTCGTGGATCGCCGTGTGCACGGTGCCCGCCGCGACCGCGTTGACGCGGATGCCGCGTGGCCCCAGTTCCTTGGCCAGCCCGATGGTCATGGTGTCCACCGCCGCTTTGCTCGCCGCGTAGTGGACGTACTCGCCGGGGCTGCCCAGGGTCGCCGCGGCCGACGACACGGACACGATCGCGCCGCCGGACACCAGGTCGCGGGCCGCCCGCCGTGCGCACAGCAGGGCGCCGAGCACGTTGACCTCGACCACGCGGCGCAGGTCGGACACCTCCGTCGACGCGAGTGGTCCCATCGGGCTGGTGATCCCGGCGTTGATCACCACGCCGGTCACCTGCCCGAGTCCGGCCGCGGCGGTGAACAGCGCGTCCACGTCGTCCGCCGAGGACACCTCGGCCCGCACCGCCAGTCCGCCGACCGACGCGGCCAGTTCCCGCGCCTCGTCGGCGGCCGTCCGGTAGCCGATGACCACGCGGTGCCCGAGGGCGGCCAGCCTGCGCACCGTGGCCGCGCCGATCCCCCGGCTCCCGCCGGTCACCACCGTCAACCGCTCATCCACGACGACCCCTCCCCCGGCGGCACCTCCTTCGGCGGCCGCCGAGCCGTGATCCTTCCACGGCGTCCGACGGCGGCGGGTGGCCGCGGGGCGGCTACCCGGCTCGGGTCCGGCCCTCGTCGTCGGCGGGAACGCCGGTGGACGTGCCGGTGTGGTCCGGGCAGGCGGGATCCGGGTGGTCGGCGTGCGGGCAGGGGGTGCGGCCGGTGCCGTCCTCGCGGCCCGACGGCACCGCCGCGCGGAACAACCCGAGTCCCAGCGCGTAGGGGTCGTCCAGCCCGACGGCGCGCACCGCGTCGGCGGGCAGCGCCAGCAGCGACACCGCGACGCCGAGGAAGTACGCGTCGAGCAGCCCCGCGTCGCGGGCGGACGAGGGCAGTCCCGCCGTCCGGTGCAGCCGCGCGCCCGCTGCGGCGTTGGACACCACCATCCGCCCCAGCGCCTCGCGCACGCCCGGTCGGCGCACCGCTTCCAGGTACAGCTCCACCATCGCGAGGAACCGCGTCGGGTCGTCGGCCACGGCGCGGCGCAGCAGCGCCGGGTACAGCTCGGCCACCTCGGCCGGTGAGATGTCGGCGGGTGTCGTCGCCGACAGCCGCGCCACCGCCTCGCCGTGCAGCTGGGTCATCCGTTCGGCGGCGGCCTGCACCAGCGCGTCGCGTGACGGGAAGTAGTTCTTGGTCGTGCCCTCGGGCACGCCCGCCGCCCGGTCCACCGCGCGGTGCGTCAACCCCCGGCCGCCCTCGGCGGCCAGCACGGAGATCGCGGTGTCGCACAGCAGTTCCCGGCGGCGGGTGGTCACGGGGAGGGGACCTTAGCCGATCCGGTGCCGCCCGCCGTCGCCACCACCCGCCCGGAGTCCAGCACCAGCCACACGCCGCACACGCAGCGCACGTACTCGACCCGGCCGTGCCGCGACGCCGGGTAGGCGTGGTCGGAGGCGGGCCAACCGCAGGAAGGGCACCTGGTCGTCACGCCACCCAGCGTGGTGTCATGATTCAGTGCATTTCAACCCTTACGGCGGGGCCGCCGCGCAGCTCGCCGCCGCGCTGGTCAACGCCGCGCCCGACAGCACCGCCGAGGACCTGCTGGCCCTGCTGCGCGACCAGGGCTACAAGCCCCTCGGCACGCTCACCGACCGGGAGGCCCGCGCGCTGCTGTCGTGGGCGCGCCGCCTGGAGCCGGTCTTCGCCCGCACGACCGACCTCGTCGCGCACCTCAACGCGCTGCTCGCGGAGACCGCAGCCCGGCCCTACCTGTCCACCCACGACGGCCGCCCGCCGCACCTGCACTTCGCGGCGGAGACCGCGCCCACCGCCGACCGGGTCCGCGCGTTCACCGCCGCCGGGCTGGCGCACGTGGTCTGCGAGGACCCGGACCGGCTGGGCCGCTGCGCCCGCCCCGGCTGCGGCACCGTCTACATCGACACCTCGCGCAACGGCCGCCGCCGCTACTGCACGACCCGCTGCGCCAACCGCGTCCAGGTGGCCCGCCACCGCGAACGCCACCCGGCACGCTGACACCACACCACACCACACCACATCACACCCGACCGCCGCCCCGCCCCGGTCCCAGGCGGTCCGGTCCCAGGCGGTCCGGTCCGGCGCGGCACCCGGCTCAGCGCAGCACCCGACGCCCGAACCGCACCCCGTCGAACTCCGCCGCCTCCCCGATCAGCGCCGACCCGACGTCGGTCCACCCCCGGAACCACGACCGCGAGAACAACGCGTCCCGGTGGAACACCACCTCGCCGAACAACGCCCGCCCGCCGAAGAACACCTCCGCGAGGTCCGCCGGTCCCCCGAACTCCGCCCGCCGCAGGTCCGCCCGCCCCGACACCTTCGCCGACCGCAGCCACGCCTCCCCCGCGACCCGCACCCCCGAGAACGCCAGGTTCCCGGTGAACACGGCCAGCACGAACGACACCGACCGCGCGAACAGCGAGTCGGTGAACACCGCGTGCCGCAGGAACCGCGCGCCGTCGAACGTCGCCTCGCCCGTGACCGTCATCGCCGCGAACCGCGCGTCGCCCACGAACACCGCGCCGGAGAAGTCCACCCGACCGACCCGGCACCCCGACAGGTCGAAGTCCACCAGGATCGCGCCCACCGCGCGCACGTCCATCCCCGGCCAGAAGTCGTCACCCGGCCGCAGGTGCGACACCAGCTCCCGCTGGACGGCGGTGCGCCACGGCGCGTCCAGGCCCCGGCCCACCCCGCCGCGCAACGCCGCCAGCCACGTGTCCAGCACGTCCTGCCGCCGCCGCGGCACCGCGCGGCCGATCTCCGCCAGCAGCAGCAGGCCCTCGCGGTCACCGGCCCGGAACAGCCGGTTCGCCTCGCGCCACACCGACACCGGCGTCGGGGCCGCGGCACCCGCCCGGCGTCGGGCGTGCTCGTCCAGCAGCGTGTCCGCGCGCGACCGCCGGTGGTGCCGCACCGCGACCGCGACCACCACCAGCGCCACCACCAGCCACATGACCCACGTCGGCATGACACCGATCATGCCCTGATCCGGGCACTTCCAGACCACGCGTACCCCGACCCGGTGCACGCCCGTCCACTACGTCGACGGGCGTACGCCACACCGCCGCCTCCCACCCGACGCGGGAACGCGCCGGCGTGCGGAGGATGAAGTGCCATGACGGTCACCGACATCACCGCGAACGGTTTTCCCCGCGACAACACCGCCCACGGTGACGGCACCGACGTCACGCGGGAAACGCCACCGGCCGCGACCGGGGAGACCACCCCCTCGCCGACCGCCGTGCGCGCCTCCGATCGCGAACGCGACCACGTCGTCGCCCACCTGCGGGAAGCCGTCGGCGAGGGCAGGCTCACCCTCGCGGAAGCCGAGGACCGCATCATCGCCGCCTACGCCGCCGTGCACCGCGCGGACCTCGTCCCGCTCACCGCCGACCTGCCCCGATCCGCCGACACCAGGGCGGGAACCGGGACGGGCGGGGCCGGCGCCCGGCCGGTCGCGCGGCGGCGTCGCCACCACCCGCCGCTGTTCCCGGTGCTCGGCGCGCTGCTCGCGCTCGCCTGGATCGCCTCACCGCTGCCGTTCCCCTGGCCCGTGCTGCTGATCGCGTTCCTGGTGCTGCGCCACCGCGCGCACCACCGCACCACCTGACCGGCGGCGTCGACGCCCCGACCACCGCACCACCCGCCCGGCCTCCCGCGCGAGCCGACCACCCACGCGCCGCGTCCTGCCCTAGGGTGCGGCCATGAACGTGACCGACGCGTGCTTCGCGGGCGCCGCCCGGCAAGCCGACCTGCTGCGCGCGGGTGACCTGACCGCCCGCGAGCTGGTCGCCGAGTGCCTGCGCCGCATCGACCGGTACGACCGGGACCTCAACGCGTTCCGCCTGGTGTTCGCCGACCGGGCCCTCGCCGACGCCGACCGGGCCGACGCCCGCCTCGCGCGGGGCGAGCACGCGCCGCTGCTGGGCGTGCCGATCGCGGTCAAGGAGGACCTCGCCCTGCGCGGCCTGCCCACCACCAACGGCACCGCGGCCGTCGACCGGCGCGCAGCGGCCGACGCCACCGCCGTCCGCCTGCTGCGCGAGGCGGGCGCGGTCGTCGTCGGCCGCACCCGGATGCCCGAACTGGGCCTGTGGCCCTTCACGGAGAGCGACTGGGCCGGGCCCACCCGCAACCCGTGGTCGCCCGCGCACTCGCCGGGTGGTTCCAGCGGCGGGTCCGCCGCCGCCGTCGCCGCCGGTCTCGTGGGCGCGGCGCTCGGCACCGACGGCGCGGGCTCCATCCGCATCCCGGCCGCCTGCACCGGGCTGTTCGGCCTCAAGCCGCACCGCGACCACGTGCCGCTGGACGGGACGGCCTGGACCGGCCTGGTCGCCGCCGGACCGATCACGCGCCACGTCCGCGACGCCGCGCTGCTGCTGGACGTCCTCGCGCCCGGCCACCACCACACCGCCGCCGCGAGCACCGACCCGAGGCCGCTGCGCGTCGCGGTGTCGCTGCGCACCCGGGGCCCCGGCCTGCCCGTCGCCGCCGAGGCCCGCGACGCGGTGCTGGACACCGCGCACCTGCTCACCGACCTGGGCCACGACGTCACCCGCCTCGACCCGGACCTGCGCGACCTCACCGGTCCCGCCGCCTTCGCCGCCCGCTACCTGCACAGCGCGGCCGCGGGCGAACGCGCCCTGGAGCACCCGCACCGGCTCGACCGCCGCACCCGCCGGGTCGCCGCGCTCGGCCGCGCCCTGCCCCGCGCCACCATCCGGACCGCCCTGGCCGAGGGCGACGCGCTCACCGCCCACGTCGCGCGCCTGTTCGCCGATTACGACCTGCTGCTCACCCCGGTCCTGACCCGGCCGCCGCTGCGCGTCGGCGAGTGGCGTCGCCGGGGCACGGTGCCCGCCCTGCTGGCCGCCGCGCGCATGACCGCGTTCCTGCCGCCGTGGAACGTCACCGGTCACCCGGCCGCCGCCGTGCCGGCCGGTCACACGCGCGACGGGCTGCCGCTCGGCGTGCAGCTGGTCGGCGGGCCCCACGCCGTGGACACCGTGCTGGCCGCGGCAGGCCAGCTGGAACGGGCACGCCCGTGGGCCGAGCGCCGCCCACCCGGCCACCCCCGCTGACCCGACCCGGCGCGCCGCCCCCTCCGGACGCGCCGCCCGGAGGTCGCCGGACACCTCCGGACGGTCGCCGACCAGGGGCCGCGCCCGGCGTCGAGGCCGGGCACCCACGCACCGGGCGTCACAGGCCGCGCGCGGTCAGGTGCTCCACCAGCGCCGCCACCTCGTCCGGAGCCGGTGGCGGCGACACGGCCGCCACCCGCGCACCCGCCTCCCGCGCCGACCAGCGCACCAGGCGGCACTCGTCCACCGCCAGGTCCACCAGCCGCTGCGCCGCGCCCCGCCCGCCGGTCGCGCCCACCCCGCGGGCCACCCACGCCAACGCCTCCGCCGGTCGCCCGGCGTCCCGCAGCACCGTGGCCAACTGGAGGTAGTGCCACCCCGCCGACAGGTCCCGCGCCATCACCATCACCTGTAGGTCCAGGTCGCCGGTGTGCTCGGCCAGCTCCTCCATCACCCGCAGCATCGCCCACCGCTCCCGGTCGTAGCGGCCGGTTTGCCCGAACCCGATCACCGGCAGCAGCGAGAACCGCGCCACCGCCTCCCGCCGGTAGCGGTCCAGCCCCTCGACGCCCAGCGCCGCCGCGTACGGGGCCAACCGCACCTCCGGCGGCTCCGGGAACCCGGTCTGCACGTGCAGCAGCCAGTCGGCCAGCTCCACCGGCGGCGGCGGGTCGGACGCGCACGCCACCGCGTGCAGGTCCAACGCCCGGTCCACCAGCTCGGACAACGCCGTGCGGTGCGCCCGGTCCGCCGCCACCGCCGCCACCAGCGACTCCACGACCTGCTCGGCCACCCGCCGCGCCCCCGGACCGGATCGCACCAGCTCCGACAGCTCGGCCACGGCCGACGCCAGGGCGTCCCACCGCGCCTCCCACGGCGCCTCGGAGCTGTCCAGCCACAGATTCACTCGAACGGGTAACGGCGGCATCGGCACATCCAACCGCACCACCACCCGCGCGGCGATGCTCCCCGCCGGTGATCACGCTCCGCGCCCGAGGCGGAGCCGCCCACGACGAGGGGCGGCCCGCCGGAGACCGGCCGACCGCCCCTGCGCGAACCCGAACCCGGCCGGGGCCGGCGCGGCTACCGCCCCGGCGCCGGCGACGCCCCGGACCCGCCCTGCTCCGAGGGCTCGGACCCGGCCTGCGCCAGGGGACCGGCCCCGGGTGCGGCGCCGGTCAGCTGGGCGCGCTCGCCCGCGTCGGACAGCGCCTGCGGCGACGGCGACGCCAGCGGGCCGGGGACCTCCTTGCGCGCCACCGCCTCCGCCGCCCGCACGGCCTCGGCGACCGCCGGGTCCGGCGCGGTGTCGAACCAGTCGGCCACCGACTCGTCGTCCTCCTCCGGCGTCGAGCGCGGCGGCTCGTCGGCGGGCGGCTCGTAGCGGAACACGCCGTCCTCGCCCGGCGCGCCCAGCATCCGCGCGAAGCCCTCCAGCGCCTTGCCGTAGTCCGACGGCACCAGC
Coding sequences:
- a CDS encoding carboxylesterase/lipase family protein; the protein is MLEQPKVRTTEGVVQGRRRQGHAVFRGIPYARPPVGALRFAAPAPPRRWEGTRQAVEFGPVVPLSLPIDVPPQGTDWLTLDVGTPDPGAAGLPVLVWIPVGGYLSAVSSDPMYDPAALAEAGVVVVTVNCRVGAEGFAFLDDVPPNRGFLDQVAALEWVQRNIAAFGGDPGRVTVGGVSAGAGSVAALLTMESARGLFRRAIAHSVPGLYSTPALAREVTAAFADRLGAAAPTAEALRDIDPWHLAAQLTSFNAGLHAHRESWGRLTETGTALCPVVDGEVLPETPWSALTGARASGIELLVGHTRDEFRYFSVMGGRYGTFTEEDAHAALELLAPRPDGARAYRAAFPQAGPEELVEVVYSDALFRMPSQQLAEANAAAGGTSYLFELCWVAPALGGVLGACHSLDVPLAFGTLGSPVGARLIGEEPTPEAVALSRELREAWVRFVTTGDAGWPAHRPGGYLTRVLDTGSRTLPYPEQASRRIWGGRSPAPFDLS
- a CDS encoding amidase family protein encodes the protein MNVTDACFAGAARQADLLRAGDLTARELVAECLRRIDRYDRDLNAFRLVFADRALADADRADARLARGEHAPLLGVPIAVKEDLALRGLPTTNGTAAVDRRAAADATAVRLLREAGAVVVGRTRMPELGLWPFTESDWAGPTRNPWSPAHSPGGSSGGSAAAVAAGLVGAALGTDGAGSIRIPAACTGLFGLKPHRDHVPLDGTAWTGLVAAGPITRHVRDAALLLDVLAPGHHHTAAASTDPRPLRVAVSLRTRGPGLPVAAEARDAVLDTAHLLTDLGHDVTRLDPDLRDLTGPAAFAARYLHSAAAGERALEHPHRLDRRTRRVAALGRALPRATIRTALAEGDALTAHVARLFADYDLLLTPVLTRPPLRVGEWRRRGTVPALLAAARMTAFLPPWNVTGHPAAAVPAGHTRDGLPLGVQLVGGPHAVDTVLAAAGQLERARPWAERRPPGHPR
- a CDS encoding TetR/AcrR family transcriptional regulator → MTTRRRELLCDTAISVLAAEGGRGLTHRAVDRAAGVPEGTTKNYFPSRDALVQAAAERMTQLHGEAVARLSATTPADISPAEVAELYPALLRRAVADDPTRFLAMVELYLEAVRRPGVREALGRMVVSNAAAGARLHRTAGLPSSARDAGLLDAYFLGVAVSLLALPADAVRAVGLDDPYALGLGLFRAAVPSGREDGTGRTPCPHADHPDPACPDHTGTSTGVPADDEGRTRAG
- a CDS encoding DUF1707 SHOCT-like domain-containing protein, which produces MTVTDITANGFPRDNTAHGDGTDVTRETPPAATGETTPSPTAVRASDRERDHVVAHLREAVGEGRLTLAEAEDRIIAAYAAVHRADLVPLTADLPRSADTRAGTGTGGAGARPVARRRRHHPPLFPVLGALLALAWIASPLPFPWPVLLIAFLVLRHRAHHRTT
- a CDS encoding pentapeptide repeat-containing protein, with protein sequence MPTWVMWLVVALVVVAVAVRHHRRSRADTLLDEHARRRAGAAAPTPVSVWREANRLFRAGDREGLLLLAEIGRAVPRRRQDVLDTWLAALRGGVGRGLDAPWRTAVQRELVSHLRPGDDFWPGMDVRAVGAILVDFDLSGCRVGRVDFSGAVFVGDARFAAMTVTGEATFDGARFLRHAVFTDSLFARSVSFVLAVFTGNLAFSGVRVAGEAWLRSAKVSGRADLRRAEFGGPADLAEVFFGGRALFGEVVFHRDALFSRSWFRGWTDVGSALIGEAAEFDGVRFGRRVLR
- a CDS encoding SDR family oxidoreductase; protein product: MDERLTVVTGGSRGIGAATVRRLAALGHRVVIGYRTAADEARELAASVGGLAVRAEVSSADDVDALFTAAAGLGQVTGVVINAGITSPMGPLASTEVSDLRRVVEVNVLGALLCARRAARDLVSGGAIVSVSSAAATLGSPGEYVHYAASKAAVDTMTIGLAKELGPRGIRVNAVAAGTVHTAIHELSGMPDRPARVAPLIPLGRAGEPEEIAAAIAWLLGDEASFTTGAVLRVAGGL
- a CDS encoding class I SAM-dependent methyltransferase; this translates as MRDLPQAHDLVRHHTTPAPVPLAPEIVLRTATDVIALWETTGRPEPPFWAFPWAGGQALARHLLDHPDTTAGKRVLDLASGSGLVAIAAALTGARRVTANDVDPLAGHAITLNAQANHVTLDVVVADLLDTDPTAVADVVLAGDVFYDRDMAARVLPFLHRAHTAGALVLVGDPQRAHLPHDRFHRVGAYDVPVPHDLEGTDRRTTTVWRPA
- the pip gene encoding prolyl aminopeptidase, whose translation is MGVSVYPEIEPFEHGMLDVGDGNLVYWEVCGNPEGKPVVVLHGGPGTGCSPAMRRWFDPEAYRVVLFDQRGSGRSLPHAADHGTDLSVNTTAHLVRDIEALRGHLGVERWMVFGGSWGSTLGLHYAELFPRRVTEIVLVGITTGRYDELDWLYHGLGRFFPEEWHRFRAGAPEGAVDLVAAYDELLNDPDPAVRAKAADDWCDWEGSIVSLDPDHEPGPRWADARWRLAFARITAHYFRHRAWLADGQVLRDVGRLHGIPAVLVHGRLDMQGPLATAWELARVWPDAELRVVQGASHSSRDAGMEEAVVAATDRFRS
- a CDS encoding CGNR zinc finger domain-containing protein; amino-acid sequence: MHFNPYGGAAAQLAAALVNAAPDSTAEDLLALLRDQGYKPLGTLTDREARALLSWARRLEPVFARTTDLVAHLNALLAETAARPYLSTHDGRPPHLHFAAETAPTADRVRAFTAAGLAHVVCEDPDRLGRCARPGCGTVYIDTSRNGRRRYCTTRCANRVQVARHRERHPAR